One segment of Phragmites australis chromosome 13, lpPhrAust1.1, whole genome shotgun sequence DNA contains the following:
- the LOC133889649 gene encoding filament-like plant protein 7 isoform X3 — translation MSTVEWGTFQIVLLEINHPLMDHKAWLWRKKSSEREPEKEMVARLEKSLQDLNEQLSFANAECIEKDAILAKQAKVAEEAKLGWEKAEAEAIALKAQLDEALDQKAASEQRISQLDEALNVAMVERDSLIKDTDQMISSDKDKVQKLQQNLAEKINVIGSLDAENDKLSEILSVKEKIISELIESKGVTESNIKDLAVKLESAERLNSSLRYEVFMLQKQLEIRSEERKFSLKSADAAHKQHLENIKKITKLESECQRLRSMVRKRLPGPAAIAKMRSEVETMGSNTASTRTRRSNSTTTLNSCVPVQNSHDASHGNSPLLARLHEIEDENNAIKESLSRKDGELQFSRTMLARTTSKLSQVEAQLEELSRGRTAAELVKGSPTVVEHPLSSISEDGCNEDSCSGSWASALLSELEHFKKEKLTAHSSKSTRVSYMSFMDDFAETEKLASVCNDKPMEPYDSKREAVESSGKELAPVDGAAVTADQIRQIKIEKAVLKLIELIEGVIQRSSKDYSSTVVLSGSDEDNGQETLPGYVACAFMWNTSELSSVLQNFVFVCNELLYGNIDVESFVHDLHLTLDWIIRHCSSLRDVSDMKETIIKHLELNNSDGLGVVALTKRTGIHTADGLDEPRTPDTVQILLVSGSRSMDIVPKADVGTQNTNNEMALSKFQGIEGKTSNLRAELNDLEESGKITASVIDGESTMNECGTHESIFISGLNKGNQEGVTCLESKLQLECSCSAKEGSENIAENEEKQLQMLEISTASEKLIECRETILNLGKQLKALASPKDAMLFDKILHTTVQSERKPRSQSLSDMLSMEDGGFYYPSSAKTKEIICTGPRTPDERKHSADNGDDGPAACSSHPMPAVLPVKPCRVNGTCKGEADLKVVALAVVPGKHKGNGSLLKRILTGRRKESTAKPKVLLTS, via the exons ATGTCCACTGTCGAGTGG GGAACTTTTCAGATTGTACTGCTAGAAATTAATCATCCTTTAATGGATCATAAGGCATggctttggagaaaaaaatcatcagAGAGGGAGCCGGAG AAGGAGATGGTTGCACGATTAGAGAAATCCTTGCAAGACTTAAATGAACAGCTTTCATTTGCTAATGCTGAATGCATTGAAAAGGATGCTATATTAGCCAAACAAGCAAAAGTAGCTGAAGAAGCCAAATTAG GTTGGGAGAAAGCTGAGGCTGAAGCTATAGCTCTCAAGGCACAGCTTGATGAAGCACTGGATCAAAAAGCTGCAAGTGAGCAAAGGATTTCTCAGCTTGACGAAGCTTTAAATGTTGCAATGGTGGAGAGGGATTCATTAATAAAGGATACAGATCAAATGATTTCTAGTGATAAAGATAAAGTTCAGAAGCTGCAACAAAATTTAGCCGAGAAAATAAACGTAATTGGTAGCTTGGATGCCGAGAATGACAAACTTTCTGAAATTCTGTCAGTGAAAGAGAAAATCATCTCTGAGCTAATTGAGTCAAAGGGAGTAACAGAGTCAAACATCAAGGACCTTGCAGTAAAGCTAGAGTCAGCCGAAAGATTAAATTCTTCTCTTAGATATGAGGTTTTCATGCTGCAAAAGCAACTAGAGATTCGAAGTGAAGAAAGGAAATTTAGTCTCAAATCTGCTGATGCTGCACACAAACAGCATCTTgaaaacatcaagaagataaccAAGCTCGAATCAGAATGCCAGAGGTTGCGTTCAATGGTTCGTAAAAGGCTACCAGGTCCTGCTGCCATTGCCAAAATGAGAAGTGAAGTTGAAACAATGGGTAGCAATACAGCAAGCACAAGGACGAGAAGGTCcaattctacaacaacattaaACTCATGTGTTCCGGTACAGAATTCTCATGATGCATCCCATGGAAATTCTCCATTGCTCGCAAGGCTGCATGAGATAGAAGATGAAAATAATGCCATAAAGGAATCTCTTTCTAGAAAGGATGGTGAGCTTCAGTTTTCTCGGACTATGCTTGCTCGCACAACTTCCAAACTTTCCCAAGTTGAAGCACAGCTTGAAGAGTTATCAAGAGGTCGGACTGCTGCAGAATTGGTAAAAGGTAGCCCAACAGTGGTTGAACACCCTCTTTCATCTATCTCTGAGGATGGTTGCAATGAAGACAGCTGTTCAGGCTCCTGGGCATCAGCCTTGTTATCTGAACTGGAACACTTCAAGAAGGAGAAACTCACAGCACATTCTAGTAAGAGCACAAGAGTATCATACATGAGTTTCATGGATGACTTTGCAGAGACAGAAAAGTTAGCATCAGTATGCAATGATAAACCTATGGAACCGTATGATTCAAAGAGAGAGGCAGTAGAATCATCAGGAAAAGAGCTAGCTCCAGTTGATGGCGCCGCTGTAACAGCTGACCAAATTCGCCAGATTAAGATCGAGAAGGCTGTCCTGAAGTTAATTGAACTTATTGAGGGAGTTATCCAAAGATCATCAAAGGATTATAGTAGCACAGTTGTGCTGTCTGGTAGCGACGAGGATAATGGCCAAGAAACATTACCAggctatgttgcttgtgcattCATGTGGAATACATCAGAACTTTCTTCTGTACTGCAAAACTTTGTCTTTGTATGCAATGAGCTTCTGTATGGGAACATTGATGTTGAAAGCTTTGTTCATGACCTTCACCTTACATTAGATTGGATAATCAGACACTGCTCTTCACTTCGAGATGTATCAGACATGAAGGAAACTATCATAAAGCATTTGGAATTAAACAACAGCGATGGCCTTGGAGTTGTTGCGTTAACCAAGCGCACAGGAATCCATACAGCAGATGGCTTAGATGAACCTAGGACGCCGGACACTGTTCAGATTTTGTTAGTATCTGGCTCCAGGTCTATGGATATTGTACCTAAAGCTGATGTTGGTACACAAAACACAAATAATGAAATGGCACTCTCTAAATTTCAGGGAATAGAAGGAAAAACTTCAAATTTGCGGGCAGAACTTAATGATTTGGAGGAGTCGGGAAAAATAACGGCATCTGTTATTGATGGGGAGTCAACTATGAATGAATGTGGCACACATGAATCCATCTTCATATCTGGATTAAATAAGGGCAATCAAGAGGGGGTTACTTGTCTTGAATCCAAGCTTCAGCTTGAATG CAGTTGCTCTGCTAAAGAAGGTTCAGAAAATATCGCTGAGAATGAAGAGAAACAACTGCAGATG CTGGAGATCTCGACAGCATCAGAGAAGCTCATTGAGTGCCGGGAGACAATCTTAAACCTTGGGAAACAACTGAAAGCTCTTGCATCTCCAAAGGATGCGATGCTTTTCGACAAGATACTTCATACTACAGTTCAGTCTGAGCGGAAACCTCGATCTCAATCACTAAGCGACATGCTATCCATGGAGGATGGAGGATTTTATTACCCAAGCTCCGCTAAAACTAAGGAGATCATTTGCACTGGACCAAGGACGCCAGATGAAAGAAAACATTCAGCCGACAACGGAGATGATGGTCCCGCAGCATGCAGTTCTCACCCAATGCCAGCGGTGCTACCCGTAAAGCCTTGCAGGGTGAATGGAACCTGCAAAGGTGAAGCTGATCTCAAGGTAGTAGCACTTGCCGTCGTCCCGGGCAAGCATAAGGGGAACGGCAGCTTGCTCAAGAGGATTCTGACAGGAAGGAGAAAGGAGTCCACGGCCAAGCCAAAGGTGTTGCTAACTTCATAA